In a single window of the Nicotiana tomentosiformis chromosome 8, ASM39032v3, whole genome shotgun sequence genome:
- the LOC104087627 gene encoding uncharacterized protein, whose amino-acid sequence MAAFINVLALVLCLALFYEGIESFGCNPGIVISQAKLNETINGQQIWNATVENTCDCVQLDVKLSIPNFDSAVKVNTTVISKSHDDIYDVNGGLPIYPHSGVFFTYAGQNLNVTINDHTDACS is encoded by the exons ATGGCAGCATTCATCAACGTCCTTGCCTTAGTTCTTTGTCTTGCCCTCTTTTATGAAG gCATTGAGAGTTTTGGATGCAATCCTGGCATTGTTATCAGCCAAGCAAAACTGAACGAAACCATCAACGGGCAACAAATATGGAATGCAACTGTGGAAAATACATGTGATTGTGTTCAACTTGATGTAAAACTAAGCATTCCCAATTTCGATTCTGCCGTTAAAGTTAACACTACCGTCATCTCCAAATCCCATGACGATATCTATGACGTTAATGGAGGCCTTCCTATTTATCCACACAGTGGTGTCTTCTTCACTTATGCTGGCCAAAATCTCAACGTTACAATAAATGATCATACCGATGCTTGTTCATGA